The DNA region CTGACATCGAGCTGCGCGTAAGCGAGGCCTTCGAGATCCGAGCCTTCGTCCGCCGCGTAATCGCTCGCCTTTGCGCGGGTGCCGCACACCGCAACGCGCGCACCCTTGGCGCGGAACGCCTGCGCAATGCCGTTGCCGATACCGCTGGAGCCGCCGACCACCAGCACCTGCTTGCCTGAGAAATCGAGCTCGTTCATCGCGCGTCTCCTTGTCTGGTTTCTTGATTGAGCATGATCCTTTGCGAAAAGCCAACGCCGGACTTGCGTCAACGCGCTACGGCCGCGCCGACGCGGCGATCGGTTTGACCTGCCTGCGGATCGGTGCCAGCGTTGTGGTATCAACAATGCAAAGAAAATCAGCGAGGTCCGCCATGTCCGAATTCAGAAAGCTCAACCGTTCGGTGCAGGGCCTCACCGTCCTCGTCACGGGCGCCGCGAGCGGCATGGGCCGCGCCACCGCGCGCGTGTTCGCCGATGAGGGCGCCAACGTCGCGGTCACCGATCTCGCCGCCGAGGCCACGCAGGCGGTGGCGAACGAGATCGCCGCGGCTGGCGGCTCGGCAAAGGCCTGGACACTCGACGTCGCCGATCGCGATGCGATCACGAAAGTGATCAACGACGTCGCGGCGCATTTCGGCGGGCTCGACATCATCATCAACAATGCCGGCATCTCGGTGCGCGTTGCGATCGATGATCCCGCCTACGAAGACGCCTGGGCCAAGGGCATCGCGGTGATGCTGACGGCGCATCCGCGCATCATCCGCGCCGCACTGCCTTACCTGCGCAAGTCGAGATCGCCGCGCATCGTCAACATCGCCTCCACCGAAGCGCTCGGCGCCACTGCGCTGCACAGCCCCTACTCCGCGGCCAAAGGTGGCGTCACCAGCCTGACCCGCTCGCTTGCGGTCGAGCTCGGCCGCGAGGGCATCACCGTGAACTGCATCTGCCCGGGTCCGATCCGCACCGCGATCACCGACCGCATCTCCGAGGAGCACAAGACGATCTACGCCAAGCGCCGCACCGCGCTCGGCCGCTACGGCGACCCCGAGGAGGTCGCGCATATGACGCTGAGCCTGTGCCTGCCGGCGGCCTCGTTCCTGACCGGTGCGGTGATCCCGGTCGACGGCGGGTTGATGGCGCGGAATGCCTGATCCGCGCCCGCGCTCGAAGCGTTGACAGGCCGCGCGCCGGGAGTAGCCTTCCTCGACAAACGAAGCGGGAAAGCCGCCCGCGACGCACGGGGAGATACGTCATGACGGTCCTGATCCGGCAGTTGCACAAGCATTTCGTCGGCGAGGTCTCCGGCGTCGATCTGCGCAAGCCGCTGACGGAGCAGGAGGCCATCGACATCGAGGCCGGCATGGACAGATACGCCGTGCTCATTTTCCACGGCCAGGACATATCAGACGAACAGCAGATGGCGTTCGCGCTGAATTTCGGCGAGCGGGAAAAATCCCGCGGCGGCACGGTGGCCAAGAAGGAAGACTACCGCCTCTCCTCCGGGCTCAACGACGTCTCCAATCTCGGCAAGGACGGCAAGCCGCTGCCGAAGGATCACCGCACCCATCTGTTCAACCTCGGCAACTGCCTGTGGCATTCCGACAGTTCGTTCCGGCCGATCCCGGCAAAATTCTCGCTGCTGTCGGCGCGCGTGGTGAACCCGAAGGGCGGCAACACCGAATTCGCCGACATGCGCGCCGCCTATGACGCGCTCGACGACGACACCAAGGCCGAGATCGCGGACATGATCTGCGAGCATTCGCTGATGTATTCGCGCGGCTCGCTCGGCTTCCTCGATTACTCCGACGAGGAGAAGGCGATGTTCAGGCCGGTGCTGCAGCGCCTGGTGCG from Bradyrhizobium genosp. L includes:
- a CDS encoding SDR family NAD(P)-dependent oxidoreductase; the protein is MSEFRKLNRSVQGLTVLVTGAASGMGRATARVFADEGANVAVTDLAAEATQAVANEIAAAGGSAKAWTLDVADRDAITKVINDVAAHFGGLDIIINNAGISVRVAIDDPAYEDAWAKGIAVMLTAHPRIIRAALPYLRKSRSPRIVNIASTEALGATALHSPYSAAKGGVTSLTRSLAVELGREGITVNCICPGPIRTAITDRISEEHKTIYAKRRTALGRYGDPEEVAHMTLSLCLPAASFLTGAVIPVDGGLMARNA
- a CDS encoding TauD/TfdA dioxygenase family protein codes for the protein MTVLIRQLHKHFVGEVSGVDLRKPLTEQEAIDIEAGMDRYAVLIFHGQDISDEQQMAFALNFGEREKSRGGTVAKKEDYRLSSGLNDVSNLGKDGKPLPKDHRTHLFNLGNCLWHSDSSFRPIPAKFSLLSARVVNPKGGNTEFADMRAAYDALDDDTKAEIADMICEHSLMYSRGSLGFLDYSDEEKAMFRPVLQRLVRTHPGHGRKSLYLSSHAGAIKGMSVPEARVLLRDLTEHATQSEFVYVHKWTVHDLVMWDNRQTVHRVRRYDQSQPRDMRRATVAGTMPTVAQEAAE